CTGGAAGATTATATCATTGAGTGCATCAAGGCAGGTATATTTTCCCTGCGTATTATTCATGGAAAGGGCAAGGGGATCCAAAAAAAAAGAGTACAACAGCTGTTGAAAAATAATCCCAAGGTAAAATCCTTTCTGGATGCGCCTCCTGAAGCCGGAGGCTGGGGTGCCACACTGGTGGAGCTTGAAAGAATTTAAGCACTTAAGGAATATCTCAACAGTGGTACTGAATATCAGACGACCTATTGTGCTCTATCTTCTACTTGAATGGATAGGATCGAAAGATCAGCTAAACTTCGATTGGAGTATGATAACACTACCTTTAAGTAAACTGCCAAAGCTTGTGTACAGGTTGAATATTTTTATCATTAAACAAAGTATTAGCGCTGTTGGTCTAAAAAGCCTGGCGGGGCTTTGAATCCACCCACGAGATCAGATAAGCTCATAGCAAAGGCAATGGTTGTTCGATCCTCGAATTTGGCACCGATAATCTGGATGCCTACCGGAAGGCCGGATTCGCTCAGCCCGACCGGAGCCACCGTCGCAGGCAAACCAGACACAATAGCCATCGCAGTCCAGGAAAGGTTGTCAAAATACGGTTTCTTCTTTCCGTTTACATCCAATCTACGGTTTATAACAGGCTCTCTATGGTTATGAGGGAATGCCACAGAAAGAGCAACAGGAGCGAGCAAAACATCGTAGCGCTCAAAGAATTCAGCCCATTTAGATTGCTGTTTTTTTTGCCTCGAGACAAGACCATTAGACAGAGGTAATGACCCTGCCGTTAATTCATCGCGCATTTCCCTCCACAAATGAACGGTTTCCCACAGCTGTAGATCCGGACGTGCTTCTTCGTCAACGGCAAGACCAGCTTCGCGTAATTTCCCCACTGTTTTTTGAAGCGGCGCCAAAACATCCGCATCGATTTCAGCTGCAGGAGAGCTATCAGTGAACCAAACGGCAACTCGATAATCACTGAATTGTTTTCTTCGCGTCGGTAAAAGTTCTGAGCTGTGGCCGCTTTTTTCCGAACGACCCGGAGTCGTCAAGATCTTTAGAGATAACGCCAAATCCTCGGCACTTCGGGACAGAGGCCCGATCACAAAAAGTGGAATCACCGACATTTGGTGCGGCTGAACCCGGCCGGGTATGGGAGGTATATGCCCATATCTTGGAACGATTCCAAAGGTGGTCTTGTGGCCGAAAACACCGGTATAATGGGCCGGAAAGCGAACCGATCCCCCTAAATCGCTACCCAACTCAAGGGAAGTAAATCCCGCGGCAAGCGCTGACGCCGATCCTCCTGATGAGCCGCCGGGAGTTCTGGTCAAATCCCAGGGATTGTTCGTCGTACCATATACTTTATTAAAGCTTTGAAAATCGCGAGCATGGTATGGAACATTGGTTTTGCCGAAGATGATCGCACCGGCGTCGATCAGGCGTTGGACCGCTATCGCATTACGATCCGGTATATAGCTTTTGAGCTTGAGGTCGCCAGAAGTCGCCGGCATTCCCGC
The nucleotide sequence above comes from Thermodesulfobacteriota bacterium. Encoded proteins:
- a CDS encoding Smr/MutS family protein, producing the protein MQPVKIDIEDVLDLHTFKPSDVPDLLEDYIIECIKAGIFSLRIIHGKGKGIQKKRVQQLLKNNPKVKSFLDAPPEAGGWGATLVELERI
- a CDS encoding amidase family protein — translated: MDFIKKVLQTGLLIILISALICCGKQDSSSRFPQKIDPFLFKSAVELTDAIRRGEITSLDLLNRYLDSIERNNGSINAVVALDVDAARARAAEADQALARGQIWGPLHGLPMTVKDVFEVAGMPATSGDLKLKSYIPDRNAIAVQRLIDAGAIIFGKTNVPYHARDFQSFNKVYGTTNNPWDLTRTPGGSSGGSASALAAGFTSLELGSDLGGSVRFPAHYTGVFGHKTTFGIVPRYGHIPPIPGRVQPHQMSVIPLFVIGPLSRSAEDLALSLKILTTPGRSEKSGHSSELLPTRRKQFSDYRVAVWFTDSSPAAEIDADVLAPLQKTVGKLREAGLAVDEEARPDLQLWETVHLWREMRDELTAGSLPLSNGLVSRQKKQQSKWAEFFERYDVLLAPVALSVAFPHNHREPVINRRLDVNGKKKPYFDNLSWTAMAIVSGLPATVAPVGLSESGLPVGIQIIGAKFEDRTTIAFAMSLSDLVGGFKAPPGFLDQQR